One Chryseobacterium indoltheticum DNA segment encodes these proteins:
- a CDS encoding acyl-ACP desaturase, which translates to MYNILVRKEVMGILEKEVGSFLDKFLTPIEKIWQPSDYLPDPSSADFKYDLEEIQTFAQEMPYDLFVTLIGDCITEEALPSYESWLMSVDGIDQEKSGPGWASWIRSWTAEENRHGDLLGKYLYLCGRVNMRQMEITTQYLISDGFDIGTSMDPYRNFIYTSFQETATNVSHRRVGTLAKQTGNGKLAKMCGVIAADEARHAKAYKHFVAKILELDPSEMILAFEDMMRKKIVMPAHMMRQSGQKAGELWGHFSDAAQRCMVYTGQDYINIMKDLLDEWKIEHITGLTEKAEKAQEYLMKLPSRLQKITDRISTPDLQFEFNWVKK; encoded by the coding sequence ATGTATAATATTCTGGTAAGAAAAGAAGTAATGGGTATTTTGGAGAAGGAAGTTGGTTCTTTTCTCGATAAATTTTTGACTCCAATTGAAAAAATCTGGCAACCTTCAGATTATTTACCAGATCCTTCTAGCGCTGATTTCAAATATGACTTAGAAGAGATTCAAACTTTCGCTCAGGAAATGCCTTACGATCTTTTTGTAACATTGATTGGGGATTGTATTACTGAAGAAGCTTTACCTTCTTACGAATCTTGGCTAATGAGTGTTGACGGGATTGATCAGGAAAAAAGTGGACCGGGCTGGGCAAGCTGGATAAGATCTTGGACTGCCGAAGAAAACAGACACGGTGATTTACTTGGAAAATACCTGTATTTATGCGGTAGAGTAAACATGAGACAGATGGAAATTACTACCCAATATCTGATCAGTGATGGTTTTGATATCGGAACAAGTATGGATCCTTACAGAAATTTCATCTACACAAGTTTCCAGGAAACAGCAACCAACGTTTCGCATAGAAGAGTAGGTACTTTGGCAAAACAAACAGGAAATGGAAAACTGGCAAAAATGTGTGGTGTAATTGCAGCAGATGAAGCAAGACACGCAAAAGCATATAAACATTTCGTAGCTAAAATTTTAGAATTAGATCCTTCTGAAATGATTTTGGCATTTGAAGATATGATGCGTAAAAAAATCGTTATGCCGGCTCACATGATGAGACAGTCTGGCCAGAAAGCAGGTGAGCTTTGGGGTCATTTCTCAGATGCGGCACAAAGATGTATGGTTTATACAGGTCAGGATTATATCAATATTATGAAAGATCTTCTTGACGAATGGAAGATCGAGCATATTACAGGCCTTACAGAAAAGGCAGAAAAAGCTCAGGAATATCTTATGAAACTTCCATCGAGATTACAGAAAATTACAGATAGAATTTCTACTCCAGATTTGCAGTTTGAATTCAACTGGGTTAAAAAATAA
- the gpmI gene encoding 2,3-bisphosphoglycerate-independent phosphoglycerate mutase: MSKKAILAILDGWGLGTNPEVSALAQANTPFIDSCYQRFPHTTLEASGLAVGLPAGQMGNSEVGHMNLGAGRVVYQNLVKLNMAVENGTLGQEKVIQEAFAYAKRENKNVHFIGLVSNGGVHSHINHLKGLLSAAKDFGLHENVYVHAFTDGRDCDPHSGFGFIEELQNHMLQTTGNLASVTGRYYAMDRDRRWERVKLAYDAMVEGVGLQTTNALTAIKASYDENITDEFIKPIILVKETQVGNVVPVGKIVDNDVVICFNFRTDRGREITEVLCQHDMPEYFMRKLNLHYVTLTNYDKTYQNVNVVFDEEVLKDTMGEVLERNGKTQIRIAETEKYPHVTFFFSGGREEEFHGEKRLLCPSPKDVPTYDLKPEMSAYEITNAILPELESETADFICLNFANTDMVGHTGVFEAAVKAAETVDQCIEKVATMAYEHGYAVFILADHGNSDVMVNADGSPNTQHSTNLVPLIVMDKDKNWDLKPGKLGDMAPTILSVMGVEIPAIMTGDILVS, encoded by the coding sequence ATGTCTAAAAAAGCAATATTAGCAATACTTGACGGTTGGGGTTTAGGAACAAATCCTGAAGTTTCAGCATTAGCTCAGGCAAATACACCATTTATAGATAGCTGTTATCAAAGATTTCCACATACCACATTAGAAGCAAGCGGTTTGGCAGTGGGTCTGCCGGCCGGACAAATGGGAAATTCTGAAGTGGGACACATGAATTTGGGAGCAGGAAGAGTAGTGTATCAGAATTTGGTAAAACTGAATATGGCTGTCGAAAACGGAACTTTAGGACAGGAAAAAGTAATTCAGGAGGCTTTTGCTTATGCAAAAAGAGAAAATAAAAATGTACACTTTATCGGATTAGTTTCCAATGGGGGAGTACATTCACATATCAATCATTTAAAAGGACTTTTGTCTGCAGCAAAAGATTTTGGTTTACATGAAAACGTTTACGTACACGCGTTTACAGACGGTAGAGACTGCGATCCGCATTCAGGATTTGGCTTTATTGAAGAACTTCAAAATCACATGTTGCAAACTACAGGAAATCTCGCATCAGTTACGGGAAGATACTATGCGATGGATCGTGACAGAAGATGGGAACGTGTAAAATTAGCTTACGATGCAATGGTTGAAGGAGTGGGTTTACAAACAACCAACGCACTTACAGCTATAAAAGCTTCTTATGACGAAAATATTACTGATGAATTCATCAAGCCTATTATTCTGGTTAAAGAAACTCAGGTTGGAAACGTAGTTCCTGTGGGAAAAATCGTTGATAATGATGTAGTAATCTGCTTTAATTTCCGTACAGACAGAGGTCGTGAGATTACAGAAGTTCTTTGTCAGCACGATATGCCAGAATATTTTATGCGAAAGCTAAATCTTCATTATGTTACGCTAACCAATTACGATAAAACGTACCAAAATGTAAATGTGGTTTTTGACGAAGAAGTTTTGAAAGATACGATGGGTGAAGTTTTGGAGAGAAACGGAAAAACTCAGATCAGAATAGCTGAAACAGAAAAATATCCTCACGTTACGTTTTTCTTTTCAGGAGGTCGTGAAGAAGAGTTTCATGGTGAAAAAAGATTGCTTTGTCCGAGCCCGAAAGACGTTCCTACTTACGATCTGAAGCCAGAAATGTCAGCGTATGAGATTACTAATGCAATCTTACCAGAACTGGAAAGCGAAACAGCCGATTTTATTTGTTTAAATTTTGCAAATACCGATATGGTCGGTCATACAGGAGTATTTGAAGCCGCTGTAAAAGCAGCAGAAACGGTAGATCAGTGTATCGAAAAAGTAGCGACAATGGCTTATGAACACGGGTATGCGGTTTTCATTTTAGCAGACCATGGTAATTCTGATGTAATGGTTAACGCAGATGGTTCTCCAAATACGCAGCATTCAACCAATTTGGTTCCTTTAATTGTGATGGATAAAGATAAAAACTGGGATTTGAAACCAGGAAAACTGGGCGATATGGCTCCGACTATTTTATCGGTAATGGGTGTTGAAATTCCTGCAATTATGACAGGAGACATTTTGGTGAGTTAG
- the bglX gene encoding beta-glucosidase BglX: MKKIYFILAFTVFGFNVFGQKTIDQKVSELLSKMTLEEKVGQLVQYSGFEYATGPQNSNSATVLEEIKKGKVGSMLNVAGAEETKKFQELALKSRLKIPLLFGQDVIHGYRTTFPVNLGQAASWDLKLIEKSERIAATEASAYGIHWTFAPMVDIARDPRWGRVMEGSGEDTYLGMQIGLARIKGFQGKGLGNLDAIMACAKHFAAYGAAVGGRDYNSVDMSLRQLHETYLPPFKAAAEAGVATFMNSFNDINGIPATANKYILRNLLKDQWNYKGFVVSDWGSIGEMVPHGYAKDNKEAAEKAINAGTDMDMESRAYMAELPKLVKEGKVDPKLIDDATRRILVKKFEMGLFDDPYRFSNEKRQKQQLNNQDNRKFGREFGSKSIVLLKNEKNILPLSKSTKTVALIGPFGKETVANHGFWSIAFKDDNQRIVTQFDGIKNQLDKNSTLLYAKGANVDDQDKSMFAEAVATAKKADVVIMTLGEGHAMSGEAKSRSNIHFSGVQEDLLKEIAKTGKPIVLMINAGRPLVFDWAADNISTIVYTWWLGTEAGNSIADVLFGTVNPGGKLPMTFPRTEGQIPVYYNHYNTGRPAKNNTDRNYVSAYIDLDNDPKFPFGYGLSYTQFKYSEMNISSTNLKGNQTLNISVNISNTGNYDGEEVVQLYIRDLFGKVVRPVKELKGFQKVFIKKGESKIINFILTPENLKFYDDELNYDWEAGEFDIMVGTDSQNVQTKRINWEK; encoded by the coding sequence GCAACGGTTTTAGAAGAAATAAAAAAAGGAAAAGTTGGTTCTATGCTCAATGTTGCAGGTGCAGAAGAAACGAAAAAATTTCAGGAATTAGCTTTAAAATCTAGATTAAAAATCCCATTACTCTTTGGTCAGGATGTAATTCACGGCTACAGAACAACGTTTCCGGTAAATCTTGGACAAGCGGCGAGTTGGGATTTAAAATTAATTGAAAAATCAGAGCGAATCGCTGCAACTGAAGCTTCAGCATACGGAATTCATTGGACTTTTGCACCAATGGTCGACATCGCAAGAGATCCGAGATGGGGAAGAGTCATGGAAGGTTCGGGTGAAGATACTTATCTGGGAATGCAAATTGGTTTGGCAAGAATCAAAGGTTTTCAGGGAAAAGGTCTTGGAAATCTTGACGCTATTATGGCTTGTGCAAAACATTTTGCAGCATACGGAGCAGCAGTTGGCGGAAGAGATTATAATTCTGTGGATATGAGTTTAAGACAACTTCATGAAACGTATTTACCTCCTTTCAAAGCAGCAGCAGAAGCAGGTGTTGCGACTTTTATGAATTCTTTTAACGACATTAATGGAATTCCCGCAACAGCAAACAAATATATTTTAAGAAATCTTTTAAAAGACCAGTGGAATTATAAAGGTTTTGTCGTTTCAGATTGGGGAAGTATTGGCGAAATGGTTCCTCACGGTTATGCGAAAGATAATAAAGAAGCAGCAGAAAAAGCGATTAATGCAGGAACAGATATGGATATGGAAAGCCGTGCTTACATGGCTGAACTTCCAAAATTGGTTAAAGAAGGAAAAGTTGATCCTAAATTAATTGATGATGCGACGAGAAGAATTTTAGTTAAAAAATTTGAAATGGGATTATTTGATGATCCTTACAGATTTAGTAATGAAAAAAGACAAAAGCAGCAATTAAATAATCAGGATAACAGAAAATTTGGAAGAGAATTTGGTTCAAAAAGTATTGTTTTACTTAAAAATGAAAAGAATATTCTTCCGCTTTCAAAATCTACCAAAACGGTGGCGTTGATTGGTCCTTTTGGAAAAGAAACAGTTGCCAATCATGGTTTTTGGTCGATCGCATTTAAAGATGACAATCAGAGAATTGTCACTCAGTTTGATGGAATTAAAAATCAATTAGACAAAAATTCCACTTTATTGTACGCAAAAGGAGCCAATGTTGATGATCAGGATAAATCTATGTTTGCAGAAGCTGTAGCAACGGCGAAAAAAGCAGACGTTGTGATTATGACTTTAGGGGAAGGTCACGCTATGAGCGGAGAAGCAAAAAGCAGAAGCAATATTCATTTTTCGGGAGTTCAGGAAGATCTTTTAAAAGAAATTGCTAAAACTGGAAAACCTATTGTTTTAATGATCAATGCAGGAAGACCATTGGTTTTTGATTGGGCTGCAGATAATATTTCGACAATTGTTTACACTTGGTGGTTAGGAACAGAAGCTGGAAATTCTATTGCAGATGTTCTATTCGGGACAGTAAATCCGGGTGGGAAACTTCCAATGACTTTTCCTAGAACAGAAGGACAAATTCCTGTTTATTACAATCATTACAATACAGGAAGACCGGCTAAAAACAACACCGATAGAAATTATGTTTCAGCATATATTGATCTGGATAATGATCCTAAATTCCCGTTTGGTTATGGCTTAAGTTATACTCAATTTAAATATTCTGAAATGAATATAAGCTCAACCAACCTTAAAGGAAATCAGACGCTGAACATTAGTGTAAATATTTCCAACACCGGAAATTATGATGGGGAAGAAGTGGTGCAATTGTACATCCGAGATTTATTTGGAAAAGTAGTAAGACCTGTGAAAGAGTTGAAAGGTTTCCAAAAAGTTTTCATCAAAAAAGGAGAAAGTAAAATAATCAACTTTATCTTAACTCCGGAAAATTTAAAATTCTATGATGATGAATTGAATTATGATTGGGAAGCTGGAGAATTCGATATTATGGTGGGAACCGATTCTCAAAATGTTCAGACAAAAAGAATTAATTGGGAAAAATAA
- a CDS encoding glycoside hydrolase family 30 protein — protein MKKLIVSCFVVGMALNVNAQNYWKKNAGKSAKVIFTNSKTNEKMVDKGMVKFEKMAQPKETDACIFVDPDFKYQKLIGIGGAITDASAETFYKLPKNKQKEIIEAYYGKNGLGYTVVRTNMNSCDFSSDSYTYVTENDKTLKSFNVAHDEKYKIPMIKEAQKAIGKDFTFYFSPWSPPAWMKSNKSMLKGGRLENPFYQTWADYYIKFIKEYEKRGINVWGLTIQNEPMATQTWESCIYTAEEEGEFLKNNLGPTLWKNGFKDKKVMIWDHNRDLIYQRATTTLSDPETSKYAHGIGYHWYETWNNKTQLFDNLSETQRAFPDKFLAFTEGCKEQFDMSKIYDVSLGELYGRNMINDFNKGTALWTDWNVLLDETGGPNHVGNFCFAPIIADTKTGEVHYTYEYYYVGHVSKFIKPNAQRIGTSSNRAALTSTTFMNENGQLVTVIMNDSDNDIDTNLWIEGMSAKLSAPAHSIQTVIL, from the coding sequence ATGAAAAAGCTAATTGTAAGTTGTTTTGTAGTCGGAATGGCTTTGAATGTGAACGCACAAAACTACTGGAAAAAAAATGCAGGAAAATCTGCAAAAGTGATTTTTACCAATTCTAAAACCAACGAAAAGATGGTTGACAAAGGAATGGTAAAATTTGAAAAAATGGCTCAGCCGAAAGAAACGGATGCCTGCATTTTTGTAGATCCTGATTTTAAATATCAGAAATTAATTGGAATAGGAGGTGCAATTACCGATGCATCTGCCGAGACCTTCTATAAACTTCCAAAGAATAAGCAGAAAGAAATTATTGAAGCTTATTATGGCAAAAACGGTTTGGGGTATACGGTTGTTCGTACCAATATGAACTCGTGTGATTTTTCAAGCGATTCATATACTTACGTTACAGAAAATGATAAAACGTTAAAATCATTCAATGTTGCACACGATGAAAAGTATAAAATCCCAATGATTAAGGAAGCTCAAAAAGCAATCGGGAAAGATTTTACCTTTTACTTTTCTCCTTGGAGTCCACCAGCTTGGATGAAATCTAATAAAAGTATGCTGAAAGGAGGAAGATTAGAAAACCCTTTTTACCAGACTTGGGCAGATTATTATATTAAATTCATCAAAGAATACGAAAAAAGAGGAATCAATGTTTGGGGACTGACGATTCAGAACGAACCTATGGCAACCCAAACTTGGGAATCTTGTATCTATACGGCTGAAGAAGAAGGGGAGTTCCTTAAAAATAATCTAGGCCCAACACTTTGGAAAAATGGTTTTAAAGATAAAAAAGTAATGATCTGGGATCACAATCGTGATTTGATCTACCAAAGAGCAACCACAACCTTGAGCGATCCTGAAACTTCAAAATATGCACACGGAATCGGCTACCACTGGTACGAAACATGGAACAATAAAACGCAGCTATTTGATAATTTATCTGAAACTCAAAGAGCTTTTCCAGATAAATTTTTAGCATTTACTGAAGGTTGTAAGGAGCAATTTGATATGTCTAAAATTTACGATGTAAGTTTAGGTGAATTGTATGGAAGAAATATGATCAACGATTTCAATAAAGGAACCGCTTTATGGACAGATTGGAACGTTCTTTTAGACGAAACTGGCGGACCAAATCATGTTGGGAATTTCTGTTTTGCTCCGATTATAGCCGACACAAAAACTGGAGAAGTTCATTATACTTATGAATATTATTACGTAGGGCACGTTTCAAAATTCATTAAGCCCAATGCTCAAAGAATCGGGACTTCATCGAACAGAGCAGCTTTAACATCAACAACTTTCATGAATGAGAACGGACAGTTGGTCACCGTAATCATGAATGATTCTGATAACGACATCGATACCAATCTTTGGATCGAAGGAATGTCTGCAAAATTATCTGCACCTGCACATTCTATTCAGACTGTAATTTTATAA
- the map gene encoding type I methionyl aminopeptidase, with protein sequence MIQLKTIDELRLMRESAQLVSRTLGMLAKEIKPGITTLYLDKLAHDFIKDHGAEPAFLGYGGFPNSLCISPNEQVVHGFPNKEEIKEGDVLSVDCGAILNGYVGDHAYTFEIGEVKPETKKLLKVAKESLYKGIEQCIRGKRIGDISHAIQKHCEKEGYGVVKELVGHGLGKKMHEDPQVPNYGKQGSGKVIKDGLAIAIEPMINLGTEKVKFHNDGWTVTTLDNQPSAHFEHDVCVINGKPVLLSTFKYIYDALGIVSDEEKPFQLDF encoded by the coding sequence ATGATTCAATTAAAAACAATAGACGAGCTTCGTCTTATGAGAGAAAGTGCCCAGTTGGTTTCCAGAACATTAGGAATGTTGGCAAAAGAAATCAAACCGGGAATTACTACTTTATATTTAGATAAACTGGCGCATGATTTTATCAAAGATCACGGTGCCGAACCTGCATTTTTAGGATATGGAGGCTTTCCGAATTCTCTGTGTATTTCACCAAACGAACAAGTAGTTCACGGTTTTCCAAATAAAGAAGAAATAAAAGAAGGTGATGTACTTTCTGTAGATTGTGGCGCCATTCTCAACGGTTATGTAGGTGACCACGCTTATACTTTTGAAATTGGCGAAGTAAAACCTGAAACCAAAAAATTACTGAAAGTTGCTAAAGAATCTCTTTACAAAGGAATTGAGCAATGCATCAGAGGAAAAAGAATCGGTGACATTTCTCATGCTATCCAAAAGCACTGTGAAAAAGAAGGGTATGGCGTTGTGAAAGAATTGGTGGGTCATGGTTTAGGAAAGAAAATGCATGAAGATCCTCAGGTTCCGAATTACGGAAAGCAAGGAAGCGGAAAAGTAATTAAAGACGGCTTGGCAATCGCTATCGAGCCAATGATTAACTTAGGAACTGAAAAGGTAAAATTCCATAATGATGGATGGACGGTTACCACACTAGACAATCAGCCTTCTGCTCACTTCGAGCATGATGTTTGCGTCATCAATGGGAAACCTGTTTTACTATCTACATTCAAATATATTTATGATGCTTTGGGTATTGTAAGTGATGAAGAAAAGCCATTTCAATTGGATTTTTAA
- a CDS encoding translation initiation factor, whose amino-acid sequence MDLRDQLKNLFPEHEEQDFQMPEEQFKQKEPLVCKFEKKGRNGKPVTIVEGWEGSEDDLKKISKKIKTTLGIGGSEKDGTIIIQGDNRDKIMAILKDLGYKTKRVGG is encoded by the coding sequence ATGGATTTAAGAGATCAACTAAAAAACCTTTTTCCTGAGCATGAAGAGCAGGATTTTCAAATGCCAGAAGAACAATTCAAACAGAAAGAACCTTTGGTTTGTAAATTTGAAAAGAAAGGACGAAACGGAAAACCTGTAACTATTGTGGAAGGTTGGGAAGGCAGTGAAGACGATCTGAAGAAGATTTCAAAAAAAATAAAGACCACACTAGGAATCGGCGGTTCTGAAAAAGACGGAACAATAATTATTCAGGGAGATAACCGCGATAAAATTATGGCCATTCTAAAAGATTTGGGTTACAAAACCAAAAGAGTTGGCGGTTAA
- a CDS encoding glycoside hydrolase family 16 protein, which produces MKFQHIFHIIIGGTLVFSSLNCASNKIDSSRKLIWNDEFNYKGLPDSTKWNYDVGGDGYGNNEAQFYTKNRLENARVENGNLVIEAKKENWEKNKYTSARLLTKGKFSFQYGTVEVRAKLPKGRGSWPAIWMMSENMKEWPDDGELDIMEHVGFNQGYIHASVHTKKYNHIIGTQKTDTLFVKDACEKFHIYKADWTPEKIDVYIDDQKFFTYENKEKTYEAWPFDQPYFIILNLAVGGFWGGKEGIDDTIFPQKYYIDYVRVYENK; this is translated from the coding sequence ATGAAATTCCAACATATTTTTCATATAATAATCGGAGGAACTTTAGTTTTTTCATCATTAAATTGTGCTTCAAACAAAATTGATTCAAGCAGAAAACTAATTTGGAATGACGAGTTTAATTATAAAGGATTACCCGATTCCACAAAATGGAATTATGATGTAGGAGGCGATGGTTACGGAAATAATGAAGCTCAGTTTTATACTAAGAATCGCCTGGAAAATGCAAGAGTTGAAAATGGAAATCTTGTAATTGAAGCCAAAAAAGAAAACTGGGAGAAAAATAAATATACTTCCGCAAGGCTTTTAACGAAAGGAAAATTTTCTTTTCAGTACGGAACGGTTGAAGTTCGTGCCAAGCTTCCGAAAGGTCGCGGAAGCTGGCCTGCAATCTGGATGATGAGCGAAAACATGAAAGAATGGCCGGATGATGGTGAATTAGACATTATGGAACATGTAGGCTTTAATCAAGGCTACATTCATGCTTCAGTTCACACAAAAAAGTACAATCACATCATCGGAACACAGAAAACAGATACATTGTTTGTGAAAGATGCATGCGAAAAATTTCATATTTATAAGGCAGATTGGACGCCTGAGAAAATCGATGTTTATATTGATGATCAAAAGTTTTTCACCTATGAAAATAAAGAAAAAACGTATGAAGCATGGCCTTTTGATCAACCGTATTTCATTATTTTAAATTTGGCTGTTGGTGGATTTTGGGGCGGAAAAGAAGGAATTGATGACACGATTTTCCCACAGAAATATTACATTGATTACGTAAGAGTATACGAAAATAAATAA
- a CDS encoding BT0820 family HAD-type phosphatase yields the protein MLNNKKIAVDFDGTIVDDAYPAIGKTKIFAFETLKKLQAQGFRLILWTYRHGKTLDEAVEFCRQNGIEFYAINSSFEGEVFDAETQSRKLDADWFIDDRNLGGFPGWGEIYNIINERIEFRVEGKEVLAYSKLKKEKKKGLFW from the coding sequence ATGTTAAATAATAAAAAAATTGCAGTTGATTTTGACGGAACGATCGTAGATGACGCATATCCTGCAATTGGGAAAACTAAAATTTTCGCTTTCGAAACTCTGAAAAAACTTCAGGCTCAAGGTTTTAGACTCATACTTTGGACGTACAGACATGGTAAAACATTGGATGAAGCTGTAGAATTTTGCAGACAAAACGGTATTGAGTTCTATGCAATTAACTCAAGTTTTGAAGGAGAAGTTTTTGATGCTGAAACTCAGTCGAGAAAATTGGATGCAGACTGGTTTATCGACGACAGAAACTTAGGTGGTTTTCCGGGTTGGGGAGAAATTTACAATATCATCAACGAAAGAATTGAGTTCCGTGTAGAAGGAAAAGAGGTTTTAGCATATTCAAAACTGAAAAAAGAAAAGAAAAAAGGACTTTTCTGGTAA
- a CDS encoding enoyl-ACP reductase FabI, translating to MSYGLLKGKKGIIFGALNEQSIAWKVAERCHEEGAEFILSNAPIALRMGELNGLAEKTGSEVIGADATSIEDLEKLFDAAVAKFGKIDFILHSIGMSINVRKGKHYTEMNYDWLEKGWDISAVSFHKVMRVAYEKNCMNEWGSILALTYIAAQRTFPDYNDMSDNKAYLESIARTFGNYWGERKVRVNTVSQSPTPTTAGSGVKGFGGFLGYAEDMSPLGNATALECADYCVTLFSDLTKKVTMQNLFHDGGFSSSGVTQKVIRKYDVE from the coding sequence ATGTCATACGGTTTACTTAAAGGCAAGAAGGGAATTATTTTTGGAGCCCTTAATGAACAATCTATCGCATGGAAAGTTGCAGAAAGATGCCACGAAGAAGGCGCAGAATTTATCCTGTCAAACGCTCCTATTGCTCTTAGAATGGGAGAATTGAACGGTCTAGCCGAAAAAACAGGTTCTGAAGTAATCGGTGCAGATGCTACTTCTATTGAAGATCTTGAAAAACTTTTTGATGCTGCTGTTGCAAAATTTGGTAAAATCGATTTTATTCTTCACTCAATTGGTATGTCTATCAACGTGAGAAAAGGAAAGCATTATACAGAAATGAACTACGATTGGTTGGAAAAAGGTTGGGATATCTCAGCGGTTTCTTTCCACAAAGTAATGAGAGTAGCTTACGAAAAAAACTGTATGAACGAATGGGGAAGTATTTTGGCATTGACTTATATTGCTGCTCAAAGAACGTTCCCGGATTATAACGATATGTCTGATAACAAAGCATATTTGGAAAGTATTGCAAGAACTTTCGGAAACTATTGGGGTGAAAGAAAAGTACGTGTAAACACGGTTTCTCAGTCTCCTACTCCTACCACTGCAGGTAGCGGTGTAAAAGGTTTCGGTGGTTTCCTTGGATATGCTGAAGATATGTCTCCACTTGGTAACGCTACGGCTCTGGAATGTGCAGATTATTGCGTAACTCTTTTCTCTGATTTAACTAAGAAAGTAACCATGCAGAATCTTTTCCATGATGGTGGATTCAGCAGCTCTGGAGTTACTCAGAAAGTAATCAGAAAATATGATGTTGAATAA
- a CDS encoding nucleoside phosphorylase: MLNKLAASELVLNEDGSVYHLNLLPEDIANKIILVGDPDRVPKVSKYFDKVDVKKNKREFYTHTGTLRGERISVMSTGIGTENIDIVMNELDALVNIDLKQKEFKFEHQTLELFRMGTCGSVNPDVKVDNMLVTQNVVGLDGLMHFYQDYQFENEFSKNFYEKFPYEKIKPMLYFSEWSEELGELYKDAKYHGNTATFPGFYAPQGRQLRLKALDDKFLETLNELGITNFEMETSAIYAFSKLLGHKAITVNNVIANRRRGEFSSDHHASEKNLIEWVLDRIIK; encoded by the coding sequence ATGCTAAATAAACTTGCAGCTTCAGAATTGGTGCTGAATGAAGACGGAAGTGTGTATCACCTTAATCTGTTACCGGAAGATATTGCCAACAAAATAATTTTGGTGGGTGACCCTGACAGAGTTCCAAAAGTTTCAAAATACTTTGATAAAGTAGACGTCAAAAAAAATAAAAGAGAGTTTTATACCCACACAGGAACTTTGCGTGGTGAAAGAATTTCTGTGATGTCAACCGGGATCGGTACCGAGAATATCGATATTGTAATGAACGAGCTTGATGCTTTGGTAAATATTGATCTGAAACAAAAGGAGTTTAAATTTGAACATCAAACATTAGAACTATTCAGAATGGGAACCTGCGGAAGTGTAAACCCTGATGTGAAGGTTGATAATATGCTGGTTACTCAAAATGTTGTCGGACTTGACGGTTTGATGCATTTTTACCAAGATTATCAGTTTGAAAATGAGTTCTCGAAGAATTTTTATGAAAAATTCCCGTACGAAAAGATAAAACCGATGCTTTATTTCTCGGAATGGTCTGAAGAATTGGGCGAATTATACAAAGACGCAAAATATCACGGAAATACAGCTACTTTTCCCGGGTTTTATGCTCCGCAAGGAAGACAGCTTCGTTTAAAAGCTTTAGATGATAAATTTTTAGAAACCTTAAATGAGTTAGGAATTACCAATTTTGAAATGGAAACTTCTGCAATTTATGCTTTCTCAAAATTGTTGGGTCACAAAGCAATCACCGTAAACAATGTGATTGCCAACAGAAGACGTGGTGAATTTTCATCAGATCATCATGCTTCTGAAAAGAATCTGATAGAATGGGTTCTCGACAGAATCATAAAATAA